Proteins from a genomic interval of Paenibacillus lentus:
- a CDS encoding ABC transporter permease — MNPIFLAQWMKEKRSPIMVLAFCGLSILATLMFGMGMDNKIKIGVFPAQGVEASIVEQWVGRLNESEAIEFFLQDEQEARSEVRGGRADAALQVMERDYRFIAAIDNPNIHIMEQHVRTVFIEELQLQTAAEYAEDAEGFRAEVERYLKQPPITVQLYAADGSELARYDMSLQLLFTFTLFLAAFTVGFKVNAMTTEKVSGIWSRMILSPIRKSEMYLGHLLYSLLIGFVQILIVFLLFRYVIGFNMGNHFGMLILIAALYTLTIVSFCILIAGMVRTPEQFNMVFPSFLPMMPLLSGGYMPPGTITNKILLGISEVLPLKHALDALTGIAIYNRGWLDILPSLAKLCIIGVICMGIGINLMERRRA; from the coding sequence ATGAATCCGATATTTTTAGCGCAATGGATGAAGGAAAAGCGTTCACCGATCATGGTTCTCGCCTTCTGCGGATTAAGCATTCTGGCTACACTCATGTTCGGGATGGGCATGGACAACAAGATCAAAATCGGTGTCTTCCCTGCGCAAGGAGTTGAAGCATCTATTGTAGAGCAATGGGTGGGTCGTTTAAATGAGAGCGAAGCGATTGAATTCTTCCTTCAGGACGAGCAGGAGGCGCGCTCAGAAGTACGCGGGGGACGTGCCGATGCGGCACTGCAAGTGATGGAGAGGGACTATCGTTTTATTGCAGCCATCGACAATCCGAACATACACATTATGGAGCAGCATGTTCGTACCGTATTTATCGAGGAACTCCAATTGCAGACGGCAGCGGAATACGCTGAAGATGCGGAAGGCTTCCGGGCAGAGGTCGAACGTTATTTGAAACAGCCACCGATCACTGTTCAGCTATATGCTGCTGATGGAAGCGAGCTGGCTAGATATGATATGAGCCTGCAGCTGTTATTCACGTTTACATTATTTCTCGCCGCCTTTACGGTCGGCTTCAAGGTCAATGCCATGACGACGGAGAAAGTCTCAGGCATCTGGAGCCGCATGATTCTATCGCCGATTCGCAAATCGGAGATGTACCTGGGGCATCTGCTGTACAGCCTGCTGATCGGTTTTGTACAAATTCTTATCGTATTTCTTCTCTTCCGTTACGTGATTGGGTTCAACATGGGGAACCACTTCGGAATGCTGATCCTGATTGCCGCGCTGTATACCTTGACGATTGTCTCTTTTTGCATACTGATTGCAGGAATGGTTCGGACTCCTGAACAGTTTAACATGGTCTTTCCATCTTTCCTTCCGATGATGCCGCTTTTAAGCGGAGGATATATGCCGCCGGGGACGATTACGAATAAAATTCTGCTTGGCATATCTGAAGTGCTTCCCTTGAAGCATGCTCTGGATGCCCTGACGGGGATTGCGATCTACAATAGAGGCTGGCTGGATATCTTGCCGTCACTGGCTAAGCTTTGTATTATTGGTGTGATTTGCATGGGGATCGGCATTAACTTGATGGAGCGGCGTAGAGCCTAA
- a CDS encoding ABC transporter permease, with product MRRIRTFLEILYRQTISDRKINIVILCILTLAFSFLFVISQEVIQKFTEYGELDEGARTYEISFSGINSVKSFDVILKEFSSRNIEKIKHINLTVRNNGIFHLDLIFSSNYKDIYPQSMENRIIQGRNFSENEIDAGEDVIILSQSDYSEFYSNVSLGDRIDFSGYDFELIGISRDDNKTSSVIPYNTILKISQYNNNPFRMNEAFLTLEERLSKKEIRKMIKAARNNDLNDANIQIKTSSSWMMVSIMENISGSVMASLVVIFFCVLNIFKMIKILHLRNKNTMMIYRNLGYENLYIILTFVVEIFILFMISISVSHYISIHLGSIIKSMSFI from the coding sequence ATGAGGCGAATCAGAACATTTTTAGAAATTTTATATAGACAGACGATTAGCGATAGGAAAATTAACATCGTGATTCTTTGCATCTTAACTCTAGCTTTTTCCTTTTTATTTGTAATCTCACAGGAAGTTATTCAAAAGTTTACTGAATACGGTGAATTAGATGAAGGTGCAAGAACCTATGAAATAAGCTTTTCAGGAATTAACTCTGTAAAGTCGTTTGATGTTATTCTGAAAGAGTTTAGCAGCAGAAATATCGAGAAAATCAAACATATTAATTTGACAGTTAGAAACAACGGAATATTTCATTTGGATCTGATTTTTTCTAGTAACTACAAGGATATATATCCTCAGTCCATGGAAAATAGAATTATTCAGGGTAGAAATTTTAGCGAAAATGAGATAGATGCTGGTGAAGACGTAATAATACTTAGTCAGAGTGATTATTCTGAATTTTATTCAAATGTTAGCTTAGGCGATAGGATCGACTTTTCTGGCTACGATTTTGAATTAATAGGAATTAGCAGGGATGATAATAAAACGAGCTCAGTAATCCCTTACAATACGATCTTAAAAATATCACAATACAACAATAACCCCTTTCGCATGAATGAAGCATTCCTTACGTTGGAAGAGCGGTTAAGTAAAAAAGAAATCCGTAAGATGATCAAGGCAGCGAGAAATAACGATTTAAACGATGCTAATATTCAGATTAAAACTTCATCTTCCTGGATGATGGTAAGTATAATGGAGAATATTTCTGGAAGTGTCATGGCGTCTTTAGTAGTTATTTTTTTCTGTGTTCTTAACATATTTAAAATGATAAAAATATTACACTTGCGAAACAAGAATACTATGATGATATATCGAAACCTAGGTTATGAAAACCTATATATAATTTTAACTTTTGTTGTCGAGATATTTATTTTATTCATGATTTCTATCAGTGTAAGTCACTATATCTCCATTCACTTAGGCTCTATTATTAAGAGTATGAGCTTTATTTAG
- a CDS encoding ABC transporter ATP-binding protein — protein sequence MNNDIVILKGIGKQYSAHGLAIDNINLSVKSGEMVAIIGESGSGKTTLLNIIGGNIKEYLGHYKFQGKDFNSLSKREIAEKKNKCIGYIIQDYGLIDDLSVYNNVKLPLLFNQDIKINQIKGLVMSVLEKVNLSKFTDRKVRQLSGGEKQRVAIARAIINRPTLVIADEPTAALDTSNTFKVMELLKKINVEEGVTFIIATHNKKVAEMCNRTIMLQDGKIVN from the coding sequence GTGAATAACGACATTGTAATTTTAAAGGGGATAGGAAAACAATATAGTGCACATGGGTTAGCTATAGACAATATAAATTTATCTGTGAAATCCGGTGAGATGGTCGCAATTATTGGTGAATCAGGTTCTGGAAAAACGACTTTACTGAACATCATCGGAGGAAATATCAAGGAATATTTGGGTCATTACAAGTTTCAGGGGAAGGATTTTAACTCCTTGTCCAAAAGAGAAATAGCAGAAAAGAAAAACAAGTGTATCGGTTATATAATACAAGATTACGGACTAATTGATGACCTATCGGTATACAACAATGTCAAGTTACCCTTATTGTTTAATCAAGACATTAAAATAAATCAGATTAAAGGGTTAGTTATGAGTGTACTAGAAAAAGTAAACCTGTCAAAATTTACGGATAGAAAAGTAAGGCAGTTATCTGGTGGAGAAAAACAGAGAGTTGCGATTGCCAGAGCAATCATAAATCGTCCAACGTTAGTTATTGCTGATGAGCCAACAGCGGCGTTAGATACTTCAAACACGTTTAAAGTCATGGAATTATTAAAGAAAATCAATGTTGAGGAAGGAGTTACATTCATTATTGCCACGCACAATAAGAAGGTTGCAGAAATGTGCAATAGAACAATCATGTTGCAGGACGGAAAAATTGTGAATTAA
- a CDS encoding helix-turn-helix domain-containing protein, producing MISRYEVSSLKKGLQVLDLLKVHPILTITEISEELKLNKTTVFHLLYTLEEMEYVLKADKYYRLHPGMYAPQRKNAFQVDWSKMQVLYELGVKVARDLYIEMLEGTHVIVHQVYRAQTKEMMSQKVGSLCLRIRTLLERSFQPILNPLRS from the coding sequence ATGATTTCCAGATATGAGGTTTCCAGCTTAAAAAAGGGGCTCCAAGTGTTGGATCTTCTAAAAGTTCATCCGATCTTGACGATAACAGAGATTTCCGAAGAGCTGAAATTGAACAAAACGACGGTGTTTCACCTTTTGTACACGCTAGAGGAAATGGAATACGTCCTGAAAGCAGATAAGTATTATCGGCTGCATCCAGGGATGTACGCTCCACAGCGAAAGAATGCCTTTCAGGTGGATTGGAGTAAAATGCAGGTTCTTTACGAGTTGGGGGTGAAGGTGGCGAGGGATCTCTATATCGAGATGCTGGAAGGAACCCATGTCATCGTTCATCAAGTGTATCGTGCGCAGACGAAGGAAATGATGTCCCAAAAAGTCGGCAGCCTTTGCCTGCGCATCAGAACGCTCTTGGAAAGGTCATTTCAGCCTATCTTGAACCCTCTGCGCAGCTAA